Proteins co-encoded in one Streptomyces roseochromogenus subsp. oscitans DS 12.976 genomic window:
- a CDS encoding TerD family protein, with the protein MSVNLSKGQAISLEKKDGATLTAVRMGLGWQAAKRRGLFGSRTREIDLDASAVLFAEKEPVDVVFFRHLVSDDGSVRHTGDNLVGGVGQGGDDEAILVDLQRVPVHIDQIIFTVNSFTGQTFQEVQNAFCRLVDETNGQELARYTLDGGGDYTAQIMAKVHRAGSGWTMTALGAPAYGRTFQDLMPAIQQHL; encoded by the coding sequence GTGTCCGTCAACTTGAGCAAGGGTCAGGCCATCAGCCTGGAGAAGAAGGACGGGGCCACCCTGACCGCGGTCCGTATGGGGCTCGGCTGGCAGGCGGCGAAGCGACGCGGCCTGTTCGGCTCCCGCACCCGCGAGATCGACCTGGACGCCTCGGCCGTCCTCTTCGCCGAGAAGGAGCCGGTCGACGTCGTCTTCTTCCGCCACCTGGTGAGCGACGACGGTTCCGTCCGCCACACCGGCGACAACCTCGTCGGCGGCGTCGGTCAGGGCGGGGACGACGAGGCGATCCTCGTGGACCTGCAGCGCGTTCCGGTCCACATCGACCAGATCATCTTCACCGTCAACTCCTTCACGGGCCAGACCTTCCAGGAGGTGCAGAACGCGTTCTGCCGCCTCGTGGACGAGACCAACGGCCAGGAACTCGCCCGCTACACCCTGGACGGCGGCGGCGACTACACCGCCCAGATCATGGCGAAGGTGCACCGCGCGGGCTCGGGCTGGACGATGACCGCGCTGGGCGCCCCGGCGTACGGCCGTACGTTCCAGGACCTGATGCCGGCCATCCAGCAGCACCTGTAG
- a CDS encoding methylated-DNA--[protein]-cysteine S-methyltransferase — protein MDSHGQDEQRVVWAVVGTDIGPLMLAATRDGLVNVVFHATDAVRDRAVERLADRLGGAPVEDPDSPLLAEAIRQLLAYFAGERHDFELPLDWSLISGFNRQVLRELAAGVPYGTVVGYGDLAGRVGQPGGAQAVGAAMGANPLPVVVPCHRVVESDGGIGGFGGGLETKRRLLALEGVLPEPLF, from the coding sequence ATGGACAGCCATGGGCAGGATGAACAGCGGGTCGTGTGGGCCGTGGTGGGCACGGACATCGGGCCGCTGATGCTGGCAGCGACCCGGGACGGCCTGGTCAATGTGGTCTTCCACGCCACGGACGCGGTGCGCGACCGCGCCGTGGAGCGGCTGGCCGACCGGTTGGGCGGCGCTCCCGTGGAGGATCCGGACTCGCCGCTGCTGGCGGAGGCGATACGCCAGCTGCTGGCGTACTTCGCGGGCGAGCGGCACGACTTCGAGCTGCCGCTGGACTGGTCGCTGATCTCCGGTTTCAACCGGCAGGTGCTGCGCGAGCTGGCGGCCGGTGTGCCGTACGGCACGGTGGTGGGGTACGGCGATCTAGCCGGGCGGGTCGGGCAGCCCGGCGGGGCGCAGGCGGTCGGCGCGGCGATGGGTGCCAATCCGCTGCCGGTGGTCGTGCCGTGTCACCGGGTGGTGGAGAGCGACGGCGGCATCGGCGGCTTCGGGGGCGGCCTGGAGACCAAGCGCAGGCTGCTCGCCCTGGAGGGTGTGCTGCCCGAGCCGCTGTTCTGA
- the uvrB gene encoding excinuclease ABC subunit UvrB, producing MRPVSHIERTVAPFEVVSPYQPNGDQPAAIAELAQRIEAGEKDVVLLGATGTGKSATTAWMIEKLQRPTLVMAPNKTLAAQLANEFRELLPNNAVEYFVSYYDYYQPEAYVPQSDTYIEKDSSINEEVERLRHSATNSLLTRRDVIVVASVSCIYGLGTPQEYVDRMVPLRVGDEIDRDELLRRFVDIQYTRNDMAFTRGTFRVRGDTIEIFPVYEELAVRIEMFGDEIEALSTLHPLTGEIISDDEQLYVFPASHYVAGPERMERAINDIEKELGERLAELEKQGKLLEAQRLRMRTTYDIEMLRQIGSCSGVENYSMHFDGRLPGSPPNTLLDYFPDDFLLVIDESHVTVPQIGAMYEGDASRKRTLVDHGFRLPSALDNRPLKWEEFQERIGQTVYLSATPGTYELSRSDGVVEQIIRPTGLVDPEVVVKPTEGQIDDLVHEIRKRTEKDERVLVTTLTKKMAEDLTDYFLELGIQVRYLHSDVDTLRRVELLRELRSGEYDVLVGINLLREGLDLPEVSLVAILDADKEGFLRSGTSLIQTIGRAARNVSGQVHMYADKITPAMEKAIEETNRRREKQVAYNKANGIDPQPLRKKINDIVAQIAREEVDTEQLLGSGYRKSKDGKGAKAPVPSLGDKAAKGAKAGKAAKGKAVPTDRPAAELAEQIEEMTERMRAAAAELQFEIAARLRDEVSEMKKELRQMREAGLA from the coding sequence ATGCGGCCCGTTTCCCACATCGAACGCACGGTGGCGCCTTTCGAGGTCGTCAGCCCCTACCAGCCCAACGGCGACCAGCCGGCGGCCATCGCCGAGCTGGCCCAGCGCATCGAGGCCGGTGAGAAAGACGTCGTCCTGCTGGGCGCGACCGGCACCGGCAAGTCCGCCACCACGGCGTGGATGATCGAAAAGCTCCAGCGCCCCACGCTCGTGATGGCGCCGAACAAAACGCTGGCCGCCCAGCTGGCCAACGAGTTCCGCGAGCTGCTGCCGAACAACGCGGTCGAGTACTTCGTCTCGTACTACGACTACTACCAGCCCGAGGCCTATGTCCCGCAGTCGGACACGTACATCGAAAAGGACTCCTCGATCAACGAGGAGGTAGAGCGGCTGCGCCACTCGGCGACGAATTCGCTGCTCACCCGCCGCGACGTCATCGTGGTCGCCTCGGTGTCCTGCATCTACGGCCTCGGTACTCCGCAGGAGTACGTGGACCGGATGGTCCCCCTCCGCGTCGGCGACGAGATCGACCGGGACGAGCTGCTGCGCCGCTTCGTCGACATCCAGTACACGCGCAACGACATGGCCTTCACCCGCGGCACCTTCCGGGTCCGCGGCGACACCATCGAGATCTTCCCGGTCTACGAGGAACTGGCCGTCCGCATCGAGATGTTCGGCGACGAGATCGAGGCGCTGTCCACACTGCACCCGCTCACCGGCGAGATCATCAGTGACGACGAGCAGTTGTACGTCTTCCCCGCCTCCCACTACGTCGCCGGCCCCGAGCGCATGGAGCGGGCCATCAACGACATCGAGAAGGAGCTGGGGGAGCGCCTGGCCGAGCTGGAGAAGCAGGGCAAGCTCCTGGAGGCCCAGCGCCTGCGGATGCGTACGACGTACGACATCGAGATGCTCCGCCAGATCGGCTCCTGCTCCGGTGTGGAGAACTACTCGATGCACTTCGACGGCCGCTTGCCCGGCTCCCCGCCCAACACCCTGCTGGACTACTTCCCGGACGACTTCCTGCTCGTCATCGACGAGTCGCATGTCACCGTCCCGCAGATCGGCGCCATGTACGAGGGCGACGCCTCCCGCAAGCGCACCCTCGTCGACCACGGCTTCCGTCTGCCCTCCGCGCTGGACAACCGCCCCCTGAAGTGGGAGGAGTTCCAGGAGCGCATCGGCCAGACCGTCTACCTCTCGGCCACTCCGGGCACGTATGAGCTGTCGCGCTCCGACGGCGTCGTCGAGCAGATCATCCGCCCGACCGGCCTGGTCGACCCGGAGGTCGTGGTCAAGCCCACCGAGGGCCAGATCGACGACCTGGTGCACGAGATCCGCAAGCGCACCGAGAAGGACGAGCGCGTTCTCGTCACCACGCTCACCAAGAAGATGGCCGAGGACCTCACCGACTACTTCCTGGAGCTCGGCATCCAGGTGCGCTATCTGCACAGCGACGTCGACACCCTGCGCCGCGTCGAGCTGCTGCGCGAGCTGCGCTCCGGTGAGTACGACGTCCTGGTCGGCATCAACCTCCTGCGTGAGGGCCTCGACCTGCCCGAGGTGTCCCTGGTGGCGATCCTGGACGCGGACAAGGAAGGCTTCCTGCGCTCGGGCACCTCACTGATCCAGACCATCGGCCGCGCGGCGCGCAATGTCTCCGGCCAGGTCCATATGTACGCCGACAAGATCACCCCGGCGATGGAGAAGGCCATCGAGGAGACCAACCGTCGCCGGGAGAAGCAGGTCGCCTACAACAAGGCCAACGGCATCGACCCGCAGCCGCTGCGCAAGAAGATCAACGACATCGTCGCGCAGATCGCCCGCGAGGAGGTCGACACCGAGCAGCTCCTGGGCTCCGGCTACCGCAAGTCCAAGGACGGCAAGGGTGCCAAGGCACCCGTCCCGTCGCTGGGCGACAAGGCGGCCAAGGGCGCGAAGGCCGGCAAGGCGGCCAAGGGCAAGGCGGTGCCCACGGACCGCCCGGCGGCCGAACTCGCCGAGCAGATCGAGGAGATGACCGAGCGCATGCGCGCCGCCGCCGCGGAGCTGCAGTTCGAGATCGCGGCCCGGCTGCGCGACGAGGTCTCGGAGATGAAGAAGGAACTGCGCCAGATGCGGGAAGCCGGCCTCGCCTGA
- a CDS encoding glycerophosphodiester phosphodiesterase — MHARVVAPMAAAVLGTVALLLSPTSDARAGDESETTVIAHRGASAYAPENTLASIDKAAQLGFTWVENDVQRTKDGELVVIHDDSLQRTTNVEQVFPGRAPWKVKDFTAAEIARLDAGSWYSPAYAGTRVPTLKDYMCHIEHNHEKLLLEIKNPELYPGLAQQILKQLGSEGWLDQRHLKRLIVQSFSADSIRTVHELRPAITTAYLGTPTAAQLHQFARFTDLINPSYGSLSKGYVSAVHSFEGPHDKPLRVFAWTVNDAATARRVAGYGVDGMITNKPDVVKAALGSN; from the coding sequence ATGCACGCGCGCGTAGTTGCCCCCATGGCCGCCGCGGTCCTGGGGACGGTGGCCCTGCTGCTGAGCCCCACCTCCGACGCCCGGGCCGGTGACGAAAGCGAGACCACGGTGATCGCCCACCGGGGTGCCTCCGCCTACGCCCCCGAGAACACGCTTGCCTCGATCGACAAGGCCGCGCAGCTGGGCTTCACCTGGGTCGAGAACGACGTCCAGCGCACCAAGGACGGCGAGCTGGTCGTCATCCACGACGACAGCCTGCAGCGCACCACGAACGTCGAGCAGGTCTTCCCCGGCCGGGCGCCGTGGAAGGTCAAGGACTTCACCGCGGCCGAGATCGCCCGCCTGGACGCCGGCAGCTGGTACTCCCCCGCGTACGCGGGCACGCGCGTGCCGACGCTGAAGGACTATATGTGCCACATCGAGCACAACCACGAGAAGCTGCTCCTGGAGATCAAGAACCCGGAGCTGTATCCGGGCCTCGCGCAGCAGATCCTGAAGCAACTCGGCAGCGAGGGCTGGCTCGACCAGAGGCATCTGAAGCGGCTGATCGTGCAGAGCTTCAGCGCCGACAGCATCCGGACCGTGCACGAGCTGAGGCCCGCGATCACCACCGCCTACCTCGGGACGCCCACCGCGGCGCAGCTGCATCAGTTCGCGCGCTTCACCGATCTGATCAACCCGTCGTACGGATCTCTCTCCAAGGGGTACGTCTCGGCCGTGCACTCCTTCGAGGGGCCGCACGACAAGCCGCTCAGGGTGTTCGCCTGGACGGTGAACGACGCGGCCACCGCCCGCCGGGTCGCGGGCTACGGCGTCGACGGGATGATCACCAACAAGCCCGACGTGGTGAAGGCGGCGCTGGGTTCGAACTGA
- a CDS encoding TerC/Alx family metal homeostasis membrane protein, protein MEVSVTLWVLTVVGLAALIAVDFFIGRKPHEVSIKEAGTWTVVWITLAGLFGLGLLLFGGGQPAGEFFAGFITEKSLSVDNLFVFVLIMAKFAVPPQYQQRVLLVGVLIALVLRAVFIAAGAAIIASFSWVFYLFGAFLIWTAWKLVQEARADEEDEEYEENKLLKAAEHRFGVADRYHGTKLWIQRNGKRVMTPMLVVMLAIGTTDVLFAMDSIPAIFGLTQDPYIVFTANAFALMGLRQLYFLIGGLLKKLVHLSYGLSIILGFIGVKLMLHALHESGVRVPEISIPVSLGVICAVLVVTTITSLMATRKQTAVEAVHTGGESAPKDSVDA, encoded by the coding sequence GTGGAAGTCTCCGTGACCCTGTGGGTCCTGACCGTCGTGGGTCTCGCCGCCCTGATCGCGGTCGACTTCTTCATCGGGCGCAAGCCCCATGAGGTGTCGATCAAGGAAGCCGGTACCTGGACCGTCGTCTGGATCACCCTGGCCGGGCTCTTCGGCCTCGGCCTCCTCCTCTTCGGCGGCGGACAGCCGGCCGGCGAGTTCTTCGCCGGATTCATCACCGAGAAGTCGCTGAGTGTCGACAACCTCTTCGTCTTCGTCCTGATCATGGCGAAGTTCGCGGTGCCCCCGCAGTACCAGCAGCGCGTCCTGCTCGTCGGCGTGCTCATAGCCCTGGTCCTGCGAGCCGTCTTCATCGCCGCGGGAGCCGCGATCATCGCCAGCTTCTCCTGGGTGTTCTACCTCTTCGGCGCCTTCCTGATCTGGACCGCCTGGAAGCTCGTCCAGGAGGCTCGCGCCGACGAGGAGGACGAGGAGTACGAGGAGAACAAGCTGCTCAAGGCCGCGGAGCACAGGTTCGGCGTGGCCGACCGCTACCACGGCACCAAGCTGTGGATCCAGCGGAACGGCAAGCGGGTCATGACCCCGATGCTGGTCGTGATGCTCGCCATCGGTACAACGGACGTCCTGTTCGCCATGGACTCCATCCCCGCGATCTTCGGTCTGACCCAGGACCCGTACATCGTCTTCACCGCCAACGCCTTCGCTCTCATGGGTCTGCGGCAGCTGTACTTCCTCATCGGCGGCCTGCTGAAGAAGCTGGTCCACCTCTCGTACGGCCTGTCGATCATCCTCGGCTTCATCGGCGTCAAACTGATGCTGCACGCCCTGCACGAGTCCGGCGTCCGCGTCCCCGAGATCAGCATCCCGGTCTCGCTCGGGGTGATCTGCGCGGTCCTGGTCGTGACCACCATCACCAGCCTGATGGCCACCAGGAAGCAGACCGCCGTCGAGGCGGTGCACACCGGTGGTGAAAGTGCCCCGAAGGACAGCGTCGACGCCTGA
- a CDS encoding TerD family protein, which yields MTAELVRGQNHPLSETRLVIRISSGVPVLAGAALCDENGTVHGPQWVAHPGAPALPGVEVSRQAATGHRLAVDLGALPEAVHRVDVFLALPAGTEGLLRFGAVAAPHTTVEGLDGTELVCYTLTGLDSETAVLALELYRRQGAWKVRAMGQGYAAGLTALLADQGLPKATDLAAAVHEASAHAYEPSAHDPSHGLPAPLSAHSPHDTADRAPHDTSATVPHDASAATAHDTPAATPLDPYGPEPQETRTSGSTGQTPSSAPQRPEQAPSYDAQNPYDAQAPGTAPRDLGSRVDYTHPGRGPHGTPPPAAPAADDRPAQPVAGDAAGWSMEERLYNQVWGMFEDLARTTAAYRSAVDFADSRLEKELDQALADPRGRLGSAGDAAREAAHARRTQLVDKARAVLDRDLAQLTTESEVVEPALPPAYARWDNPVWHGYRVPAGPPMALRLGDLHLPESVPLRIPLLVRLPLERGLWLDSGAGAADDFPDSAELRHLALEAAVALAVRLLAVHPAGDFAVQVIDPAGAGAAAFGPLLRSGVLAAPPATGAAGVTELLEQLTRRVDLVQMALRAGAPESLPADVDTASQLLIVHDFPHGFDDRAVTRLRYLADEGPAVGVHLLLVADREDATAYGPLLDPLWRSLLRLTPVPDDHFADPWVGHAWTYEPSLVPAGSQIVHQVLTEVARALTKHR from the coding sequence ATGACGGCCGAGCTGGTGCGGGGGCAGAACCACCCGCTCTCCGAGACCCGGCTGGTGATCCGGATCTCGTCCGGGGTGCCGGTCCTGGCCGGAGCCGCGCTCTGCGACGAGAACGGCACGGTGCACGGCCCCCAGTGGGTGGCTCATCCCGGTGCTCCCGCTCTGCCCGGCGTCGAGGTGTCCCGGCAGGCCGCCACCGGACACCGGCTGGCGGTCGACCTGGGCGCCCTGCCGGAAGCCGTGCACCGGGTCGATGTCTTCCTCGCCCTGCCCGCAGGGACCGAAGGACTGCTCCGGTTCGGTGCCGTCGCCGCCCCGCACACCACGGTCGAGGGCCTCGACGGCACCGAACTCGTCTGCTACACCCTCACCGGCCTGGACAGCGAGACGGCCGTCCTCGCTCTGGAGCTGTACCGCAGACAGGGCGCCTGGAAGGTGCGCGCGATGGGCCAGGGCTACGCGGCCGGCCTCACGGCACTCCTCGCCGACCAGGGACTGCCCAAGGCCACCGACCTCGCGGCCGCCGTCCACGAAGCGTCGGCCCACGCCTATGAGCCATCGGCCCACGACCCGTCCCACGGGCTGCCGGCACCGCTCTCGGCACACTCACCGCACGACACCGCGGACCGCGCACCGCACGACACCTCCGCGACCGTGCCGCACGACGCGTCCGCCGCCACGGCGCACGACACCCCGGCTGCCACGCCACTCGACCCCTACGGGCCCGAACCGCAGGAGACCCGCACCTCCGGGAGTACCGGGCAGACGCCGTCGTCGGCCCCGCAGCGGCCGGAGCAGGCACCCTCGTACGACGCGCAGAACCCGTACGACGCCCAGGCGCCCGGCACCGCCCCGCGAGACCTAGGCAGCCGGGTCGACTACACACACCCCGGCCGGGGACCGCACGGCACACCGCCACCGGCGGCTCCGGCCGCCGACGACCGGCCCGCACAGCCCGTCGCGGGCGACGCCGCGGGCTGGTCGATGGAGGAGCGGCTGTACAACCAGGTCTGGGGCATGTTCGAGGACCTGGCCCGCACGACGGCCGCGTACCGCAGCGCCGTCGACTTCGCCGACTCCCGCCTGGAGAAGGAACTCGACCAGGCCCTCGCCGACCCCCGCGGCCGGCTCGGCAGCGCGGGTGACGCCGCGCGCGAGGCGGCCCACGCCCGACGGACGCAGCTGGTGGACAAGGCGCGCGCGGTCCTCGACCGCGACCTCGCCCAGCTCACCACCGAGTCCGAGGTGGTCGAGCCCGCGCTTCCGCCCGCCTACGCCCGCTGGGACAACCCCGTCTGGCACGGCTACCGCGTCCCCGCCGGGCCCCCGATGGCTCTGCGCCTCGGCGATCTCCACCTGCCCGAGAGCGTGCCGCTGCGCATCCCCCTGCTGGTCAGGCTCCCGCTCGAACGCGGCCTGTGGCTCGACAGCGGCGCGGGGGCGGCCGACGACTTCCCGGACTCCGCAGAGCTACGGCACCTGGCCCTGGAGGCGGCCGTGGCGCTCGCGGTGCGGTTGCTCGCCGTGCATCCGGCGGGGGACTTCGCCGTGCAGGTCATCGACCCGGCCGGCGCCGGGGCCGCCGCGTTCGGCCCGCTGCTGCGCAGCGGCGTGCTCGCCGCGCCTCCCGCGACCGGGGCGGCGGGGGTGACGGAACTACTGGAGCAGCTCACCCGGCGGGTCGACCTGGTGCAGATGGCGCTGCGCGCCGGCGCGCCCGAGTCTCTGCCGGCCGATGTCGACACCGCGAGTCAGCTGCTGATCGTCCACGACTTCCCGCACGGTTTCGACGACCGGGCGGTGACCCGGCTGCGCTACCTGGCCGACGAGGGGCCCGCCGTCGGTGTGCACCTCCTGCTGGTGGCGGACCGCGAGGACGCCACCGCCTACGGCCCCCTGCTCGATCCGCTGTGGCGTTCGCTGCTGCGACTGACGCCCGTTCCCGACGACCACTTCGCCGACCCCTGGGTCGGGCACGCCTGGACCTACGAACCGTCGCTGGTGCCGGCCGGCAGCCAGATCGTTCACCAGGTCCTCACCGAGGTGGCCAGAGCCTTGACCAAGCACAGGTAA
- a CDS encoding MHYT domain-containing protein, with translation MQGTVDGFSYGAVTPLVAYLMACLGGALGLRCTTRSLLVTHSWRPAWLALGSAAIGSGIWTMHFVAMMGFAIKETPIHYDKPITYASLGLAIVMVGVGIFIVGYRGATGAALFTGGTITGLGVASMHYLGMAGVHFHGHFTYNTFTVAASVVIAVVAATAALWAAGRVRGFMWSVGASLVMGLAVSGMHYMGMAALGVHLDGTSHAAGGAPEPSVLAPMLIGPLAFLLLAGIVVIFDPLMVMGRPVPIPVEQKPGVPAAAVASHPDRRPALQEGRRPVRRAEHHASRTPQNR, from the coding sequence ATGCAAGGCACGGTCGACGGATTCAGCTACGGGGCCGTCACCCCGCTGGTGGCCTATCTGATGGCCTGCCTCGGTGGCGCCCTCGGCCTGCGCTGCACCACACGGTCCCTGCTGGTCACGCACTCTTGGCGACCCGCCTGGCTGGCCCTCGGCTCGGCTGCGATCGGCTCCGGCATATGGACCATGCACTTCGTCGCCATGATGGGCTTCGCCATCAAGGAGACGCCGATCCACTACGACAAGCCGATCACCTACGCGAGCCTCGGCCTAGCCATCGTCATGGTCGGTGTCGGGATCTTCATCGTCGGCTACCGGGGCGCGACCGGCGCCGCTCTGTTCACCGGCGGCACGATCACCGGTCTGGGCGTCGCCTCTATGCACTACCTCGGCATGGCGGGCGTGCACTTCCACGGGCACTTCACCTACAACACGTTCACCGTCGCCGCCTCCGTGGTCATAGCGGTCGTGGCCGCCACCGCCGCCCTGTGGGCCGCCGGGCGCGTCCGGGGCTTCATGTGGAGCGTGGGGGCGAGCCTCGTCATGGGGCTCGCGGTGAGCGGTATGCACTACATGGGCATGGCGGCCCTGGGCGTCCACCTCGACGGCACGTCCCACGCCGCCGGAGGCGCGCCGGAGCCGTCGGTGCTCGCGCCCATGCTGATCGGCCCGCTCGCTTTCCTGCTCCTCGCGGGCATCGTCGTGATCTTCGATCCGCTGATGGTCATGGGCCGCCCCGTCCCGATACCCGTCGAGCAGAAACCGGGTGTCCCGGCCGCCGCCGTAGCCTCCCACCCGGACCGCCGTCCCGCTCTCCAGGAGGGGCGCCGGCCGGTCCGCAGGGCCGAGCACCACGCCTCCCGGACCCCGCAGAACCGCTGA